In the Uranotaenia lowii strain MFRU-FL chromosome 1, ASM2978415v1, whole genome shotgun sequence genome, TCTTTCAAGTCTTATAACTTTATAGATCACAGAAACGTCGATTTGTAAAGACATGCTATGAATTTCATGATTGATTCACAGTCATTTTGTACATTTCACCCACTAATTCATTTTATCACGTAATAACGTCTCTTCACATGTTTGTTATTGTTTGGCGTGTCAACGATCTACTACTAAAACTATTTGTGTGTACCTGTTACCTGTGTATAAATTGCGTGTAAAAATACATCTACCACAAACCACAAACACAAAATCTGCATGGGCCTCCCGTTGTTGTTTGATAAACCTGTATCACGCACGGACCACCAGAAATGACCTGCTCGGGCTAGAGGGCATGGTCAAACTGACCAATCCGGAGGACACCCTCACTAGCCAGGGAACAACGCCAGGGGCAGGCGGAACGAGCTCCGCTTTGGGCACTGGCACCGGTCCCGCTGCAGATCACACTGACTACAGTGAGCCGGAGAGCATCAGCAAAAGGTTGTTGTTTGTCCTTGTTTTGAGTAGAAACTAGTCGTTTGTAAGCCCTATGCTAAAAAGATCCATCCTAAACACATATTATCTTCCTACACAGGGCTTCCAATGCTCCGCATCGAAGTTTGCCGGACATTCCTACCGTTGAAACCGTTGGCGATAATAATTCAGAACTATATGCCACGGTTGGCGATAAGGTGCATGAACTCCCTCAGGGAAGAAGTCGTGAGTTATTACCTTGTTGTAAAAAACTACGTTTTGAAACTTACCCACTTTACTTTTCTTCAGCTACATCCAGTCTCAAAAAACAAGCGAGTGTATCCCAGCACAGTTCCATCAGTCAGGCGGATGATATCAGTTCGCCGTATGCGCGAGTTCGATCGCCACCGCATGCGTACGACAAACTGCGCCGAACCGAGCATCCGTATGCGCAGGTTGTTCAACCGGGCAGTAGCAGCGGTTCGGCGCTGGTCGCCACTATTGCCGATGACGATGACGAGCTGCTGAGTCCCATTTCCAGACGCGGAGGACCAACTGCGGCTGGGACATCCGGAACTGGAGGTGATTCCAGCCAAAGTTTGCTGGATGATCGGGAAGCTTCTTCTGTCGTAAGGATCATTGAGCCTGGATGTCAAAGCATTATTAACTAAGCAGATTATTGTTGGTTTTTTTAGGATATTCCCGCAGCCTCGGCGATAGCAGGCCGTGTTTCGGCTAGCCAGGACCTCCCCTACATGACTCCTCCGATTGTGCAGCCACCACAGCAGCACTTCAGCGGAGACTCGCAGGACTCCTCAAGTAAGTGTCTCgtatttaataaaaacatacAGGTTTGCAGTTTTGCGCTTTCTAATAACATTTCAAGCTATCGATTTAATAACCAAGTTGGAGTTATCCGCCCCAAATGGTTAAAGCACATCTCGAATTAGATCTATAATGAATGAGTACAACATGTTCAAGCCCTCGCTAGTAGTAAATTTGTATATTCCACTCATTACCGAGTGTAGTCAGTGTCAATCTATCTGGAATAATAAAATGGCTACCTTACTAACTTTACTCAATCGCACCACTTGCGAAATTTTACGTTTTACCACCAGCTGTTTTCAATGCGACATCAGGTCGAACCCAAGtgactaaaaaaaagttttgacagaaCTCAGGTTGCCACTGGTGGACACTATATTGGCACTgagaataaacaaattcattatAAAACATGAAGTAGATAACGTAACTAATATAATATGGAATAGACAAAATTCTATGCAATCAAGGATGTACCGCGTACTTGACGGTGTAAAGTGCGTCATTCGGTCAACGGTtctaaattgaaaacatgctCAAAATGCAGGTGCAAACTATACACCGTCAAATACTGTAACAAGCACAGAAAACCAATTGGTAATTCTGTTTTCAATAACTAGGTACACTATGGTATTTACGCAAAAATTTTCTCTTCCTCAAACAGAAGGTTACACCAGTATCAGCGTTCGCGAACCGCTAGCCAATCTGTTACCACAATCGTCGCAAAACCAGTCGACTGCACAAAGACGTCAAATGTTGGGCGATTCTCACTATGCTACTGTTTCGGATGATTCTGGTAAGAATTTGTTTACAACGCTAGCTTACAACGAATGATCCATATGTGTTTTCATGTTATTGCAGACGAAATGTACGCTGCTATCGATGATCCCAACAATCAAGGCGATTTGTACACAAGCGGCTCGGAAACGTACGCGCAAATTCAACCACCTAACATGGTAACGGTTTCGGTCGAGATCAATACCGGGGCCTCGAGTCGGCCTGCGATGAGTCATCAGGAAGATTCGATGGATGCCCTACAACCGCTTCCAGCCAATATTTCCGCCATTTCCAGCTCATCTACAACGACTCACAACAGGTTGAGCACCATCAGTGGCACCAGTGGGGTATTGGCCGAGGAAACGACCTCCAATCATCCGCCTCCTCCATCGATCGACAGTCTAAGAGCGCATCAGACGCACACTTCCTATGCGCATTCACGCCAAGCATCTAATTCAAGCTGTACCAGTTCAGTAGGCAACCTAGGCTCTCCAAAGCCTGAAAAACGCCAGGCTAATTCGCCACTTCCGCCAACGCCAAAGAACCTCAAACATCAGACGAGTAACAACTTTTTCAGTAATTCGAATCTAACGTCAATCAGCTCCAATACATCAGTTCAAACGATTCAATCGGGTCGAAACTCGGCAGCATCGGTGATCGAATACAAAACCTCGCGCGAGAATATCTCCAAAACAGACGAACAACAACAGCTGGCCAACGGGTCTGCTGGAAAGCCTAAAAAGAGCCCTTCCAAAGATTTGGAAGGCATGTATGCCAAGGTTATGAAAAAGAGTAAGCTGTCCAAAGCGCCATCACAAAATTCGAGCCCTGTTCCATTACGCAAAGAAGGAGTCCATCCCTCGGAAGGTGAACAGTTTGTATCAGAAACGGAAGTGTCGCAACTAAACGGCAGCGGTTCAGTACATGGATCACCAAGTAAAAAACCGCTACCAGTAATAAGTTCTGGAAACGATTACGAAACATTagataaaaaacaaatcagaaaGCAGAACGATCCAGGATACGAAACAATTCCCGGAGATGGCAGTGTTAAGGCTTCTCAAGAAATGCGCAGATCTGCCGATTACGCCCAGATACAAAAAAGAAGCACCGGTTTAGCTGTGGCGCAGGGAATTCAGAGTGTGTCCAGgaattcgcttgaaatttttcaaggttTGGAAAAATCGGCCGATAGTGAACCTGGTTATGAAAGTTTACCAGGCAGCAACGATCCCGGTTACGAAACTTTGAATAGAGGTCGTGCTGAATCCGATTCCGATCCGAACTATGAAATTCTTCGACCAGCGAGGGATAATGACGGATACAGTAGCATAAGAGATAAAAGAACGGTAAAAAATCGACTAGATTTTGGGAAGGATTCGGACACTGACAGCACTCCTGGATATAGCAGTATCAAAGAACGAGTGGATTTTGATCCAGGTTACagtgtgataagtgaaaaaaagaaaccatCAGTTATGCATGATTATGCGAGCATTACGGAAGAAActaaacgaaaaaaacaaaacctaaaCAACAATAACGTAGACCCGGGTGAGGAATCGGACATCTACTCGAGCATAACGAACGCCCCAATGGTGGGGAACGCAACGACTCCCAATTATTCCACCATTCCTGAACCAACAAACGTCACCTCGTCACCCGGCTATTCGAGCATTTCGGAAACGCGAACGACGCCTTCCACCGAGAGTACGAGCTCACCAGACAACCTTATCGGGTACGCTAAACACAACAATACCGCAACGAACAACAGTAATAGTCGGCTGTCTTCCAACTATGAATCTCTGACAGGCAGCGAGTCGGATCCTAACTATGAATCCGTTAAATATCTCAATGTGAAAGAGAATCCTTACGAACGACTGCACAACGAATCTGGTCAGACACCGTCCACAGCCGGTGCCTCTTCCAACGATTCCCTGTCTAAATCATCGGAATCGGCCACACCCGGTGCAACGACGGCTGCCGATGGGTTCACTTCTGATCGGGCAACGCCCATTGATCGTCCTCCCAGCAGCAAAACTCCTTCCTCGACGTGTGAACTGGAAACCAGTGGCGTTAGTGATTACTTCCAAGTCTGATCGAACCTGTAGGCAGCTCAGCAcactctaagaaaaaaaaaacacacacaaaagGAAAACTCCCACCGGATCAAACCTTCTTCTTTCCGTGCCGTCGTCTTCGTCGTGTGCAATGTGAATAGTTTTACCAGTATTTCCACCCGCTATAAGTGGaatgtatttgtttttcaaccgcGTACCCAGTCACGCCCCGCAAAAATCATCGACTACATCAAAGTATATTTATATTACTGTACTAAAAATACGTTATTTAAGGTAAGGCTTCAGATGGTTTAATATATTTCGAGTGCAGCTTAAGGCGTACACATAAGGTTAGTATTACTTAAGAATTGCAATGCGATTCGGATGTTTCCCATTTTTGGGTCCCACAAtccaaatcgattttttttttctttcttctggtACAAGTCAGAAGCGACAAGAGCAAGTAATGATATTTGTTTATCAATCGTGTTTATTAACGATTTAATATTTCAAGAAGTCACAAAAGAGAAAACGGTAAACGCGCACCAttagatatttttgttttaaactctcCACTATAATGAGAAAGTGAGAATCTTTGATAAAATCTAGAGAAAACAAATCTCGCGGTGGTTTCGTTTTCAGAAAACGAGCGCTCGGATTAACACGCGTAATATTGAAAAGATTTGATCGATGCAAAAGTTTTAGGATAGCTCACTTATTTATTGTTATTGACCTTCGACGACTGCGCATTTTACTCGAATGGTTTTCTTAACCATCGAAAATTCACGTTTTGGCTTCTTTTTGATTTCTCCCTTTGGATTCCATTTGAAACGTTTTAAGAACCCGTAAAAGTTACATTCCAGCGAAATTGTTTCGGTATTGATATTACGTGTAAAAGAAATTCGCTTATACCAGCCTATCTAGAACTATTATCATTTAATTATTCTTCATGTGAATTAGTAGTACTCATCACGCAAGTAGAGCAGAACAATGGTTGTCATTTGTTAGCTGGACAATTAATTTTGGAATAATAATAATCCAAGAACGATAGTTTAGAAAAAAGCTGACGTGAAAAATAGGAAATCATTTGTTGTTaaccaaattttgttgtaaatttttattgttaaaaacaAGTAAGTTCCATTTTTTAGGAGGTACAACTATTGCCCCTGCCCCTGCCTCTTACTATCGTGTGAGTAGTcctaattcataaaaataaaatacctaAATATTCCATCGGAGAATCAATTGAAGGCAAAAACCAAATTAGCAAAATAACACCaattgaaagtattatacagaTACTTTCTTTCGTAAACGATCCAGTATAAGAAACTTGATGAATAAACTCATAATTGAACAATGCTTTTCGCCGGTCCATTGAAACATCTTGTGATAATATCATATCCATCAAGTACgtatttagaaacaaaataaaactattcttgATCAAGAAGGGTTGTGATAGCTGAATTGAAAtgcattcgtttttttttcaattttcgttttttattcttttcccACTTTGGGCGATTTGTGGTGCTTTTTTCCAATCCTAAATTAAATCGGAATGTTGTCTTGTTCTGAACGatctttaacaaatttgtttactttttcactATAGAAAATCTGGCGCAAGGTTATTAAATTCAATCACTTTATGATTTTTGGTTGACCAAACTTGAAATCCCACCCGATCAAACCTAACATCAGGCAGTAGgtacagaaacaaaaaaaaatcaaattcctcCAATGAAGTGTCTAttttaaattggcataaaaagaTTAAGAGTTTTCTTTAACCTTTGTTCTCCAAACTTTTGTGTTATTGCGCCGACTaagaatttttcttgtttttatacaatattgaaaaaaaagtgagtcGCTTAGAACTGATTATCAATTTTCTCGTACGTGAAACATCGAACACACTGATTTTTATCCCCTGGATGTGGTGCAGCCGCGTGCTATCTACTCTATGAGATGAATTTTGGGAACTTTAGTTGGCAAATTATTTACAGCTCGTCGTGCTGTTGATCTCTGTCGGCATCATCCCGGATTGCACAAGCGGCCGGTGTTTGGACGCGGTACTCGTACTCGCACCGGTTCGGTTCGGATACCGCAGTAATCCTGGTGTCCAAACCACATTCTAGATGCACGATAGCCGAACGGGCCGGCCCATTCCAACAGGTGGCCCCGTTGGAGTATAGCATGGCAGTGTAGTCATCGTTGAGCCATTTTTCCCAAGACCCTAATCTGCAAACGAAGGAATAATTAAACATAGACGTTTTGTCGACTTATCCGACGTAAATTACCTCGTTTCTGAACCACCATGCTTCGGCTGTTGTATGGCTTTATCGAATGGGCACAATTTGTAGACATATTCTCGATCTTCGAAGTTTATGCACTCTCCATTTAACGGGGCAAACTCCTCTTCACGTCCATAATCTTTGTTCAGCGAATCttcaatttttcgaatttctgaATCAATTTCACGAACCTTTCGATCGGCTTCGCTGTGCTGATTCCTAGCTTCATTTGCTTTTTGAATTAATTGTTGTGTTTCCGGGTCATATTCTTGTTTCGGTTCCTGTGCCGTGGCCTCGACTTGTCCTTCGCCGGTTTCTGAATCATCCAAACCCTCATCATCCTCTTCCTCTTCGTGATCGGCTGCCTCTTCATCATCGTGATAGGGACGATCTGGTTCGCTTCCTTCCAGGTCATACCCGTCACTATCTCGTTCGTTTTGTAGTTCAGCTTCTTCAGTCTCATAGCCCCCACGATCTTGGAGGTTATCACCTTCAAGCTCTTCGATATCGCTCGGAGGCTTAAACAGGCCGGAGTCAAGCATCAAAAATGGCTTAATTTTGGGCCAGCACAGTGTCACGAATGTTTCGAAATCAACCTGCTCACGCTCGTCCAGGAAGAATCGAGCTTCGTCCACATCGACAGCGCCGTCACGATTCCGATCCAAAGCGATGCGCGTTTGAAGCTCCACAATATCCAGCAGCCCGTTCTGATTGGAATCGTACTTGCGGAATGTTTCCTCGGCTTCTTCTCGATTCGAAAGAGCCTCGGCTTCCTGTTTAGATTTGCGGGCTTCCTCTTCACGATCACGATAAACCTATTGGAAAAAATAGTTGTATAAATAACCGAAAAATCGATCACATTCACATCCCCAACaattaaattcagttttttttcttttattcatagaTTACCTTCAATGCGGCTGCCTCCAGTGTCTCGGCTTCATTCTTAAAGGTGGCCTTTTCTTGACGAAGAGCTTCAGCTTCTACCTTGGTTTTCTCCAAATCGCTCAACCGAATCCTTTGTTCATCCTGAAAACAAGAGCAAACGATATTCAGCAAAAAGTCCTAAAACATATCTTTCGCTCTACCTTCAGAGACTTTCCACGCTGGCTCATCTCAGCCCGCAGCTGATTTCCCATCTTGGCCATCTCGGCCCGTTGCTTTTCCCGCATGCGGTCCTCCTTGCCTAACTCGATGCAAGAGTTGGCACAGCTAGCGCTCGACGCGTACTCATCGGATGCATCGCAACAGTCGCAGATGCCATCGTTGACTCTGCTGCTGGGCAGATTCATCGGTTTGTGGCCCGCATTGGTGCAGTGGAATACACCGTTCGGACAAGCCGAAGTACCGGGCTCATCACTGCCATCAGCACAATCACAATAATCGTCGTTAACCTGCTCCCATCGGATTGTTTTCTTGCCGTCCAAACAGACAAACTTGCCACTGCTAGCGCCGCTTTGATACAAACTGGATCGCGATATCGAAACTCCCCGGGGCCGAGGTATCTCGGTTAGTACCACGATACCCAGGCTGCAGACCGATAACACCGCCAGCAGCCAGCCGCTTTCTCTGAACCGATGAGACCACATCGTCTGACTGGGCGAGCTTCTTTTTCTTCTATCACGGCACGGTGGGGGAAGGGCGACCCGAGAAACAGAAAAACTTACCAGAAACTCGATGAACCAGTCGATCAGCAACCTTGTCGGAACGGAAACTATACTACGAAATCCGGTGGAATATAGTGAATGAATGAATTATGCTGGCCAAAAGAGATTTTGAAGCTCCGTCCCAACAACCGAAGGAGAATGGTGTTGTGAAGGTGCGATGATGGCGAATGAAAGGCGAATGGCCGGTCCGGTACAAAATTTTTCTGGTAGGACGAGTCAATACGTgagcaatttgtttttttttttactttaaaatatgtatatcgatttttttttataacggattagtaatttttcatgttaataacatttttcatactCTTAATgcttgacacgaatgccataatgctggtaaagtgtcaaaaataaaaccttaaagAAATACTCTTGATAAATGCTGACACTAACGGCGTGTtggtaaattgattttttctctcgaagagatttttttttatcgatgctggcgcTCGTAATAAAaaacgtatgcaaaagcattggaaggcATTTTGACATCTAGGTACTGAAAAGTCGATCGAatgatgcatcacccaaaaaaatcaatttatgaaCCCGCCGTAAAAAATCCTTTTGACTTGGGTCAACCATCAACAAATGAtcgtaaaaaaaatgtcttgagTCTTTGCAAATGAAATCAAGAATATGATTCATCGATAACATAGGGCAACATTTTAATGCCTATGttttaaatgttatttgaaAGAATTTGAAGTCCTGAATAAAAATTCTCGGCCAGATATTGTCTGTCACCTCTAGTTTTTATGTTATGGCATTTAGAAATTCCAAAGTTAAGaagtttgagtgaaatcaaccATTGAAAAATGCTGActttcaaaacacatttttttagattCGATTTATTAACTTATATAAGGCCCTTGAAGCCAAACGCGTATAAGCGCATAAATCCTTATTTAGAAAACAAGCTTTTAAGTTGTTATGTTtggatatttttcgaaaattaaattttttctttcgaacgtaaaagAATATTAATAggcttttaaaaatctttaaaacacGAATGccatgaaaattgtaaaatgtttaataaaataatagtaacaaaaatttcaattttcagtattGCTAATAAAGagtgtatttatttatttgtttatttattgcaAACAGATACATAAATAAATACATTTGAGTTAGTACTCCAATGGCTTCGCCGTTTAAGGAGTCGTTATTGATCTTAAATTCTATAATCTATGATCTAAACATGTATCAAATAATAATGaagcgataaaaaaaatgtacacaaattatgaaattaaactCAGCAATGAATATTAAATAATCATTAAGAATGAAGTTGTCCAGATTTGGCACGTCCTACTAGGTACAAATTTCATCGCACAAAATGTCATCAAAATGCACAGTTGTCAAAATCCACGACGGCAAGGAGAAAGAAACATTCGATGTTTTTCGCCGCGTGGGCTAGACCTGTTTTTTAGCGAGACGTCGAGTTTTCGGGTTTTTACCTCTAAAAATCGGAGAAAAGTGGAAGTATTTTATATTTTCGAAAGTGCGAGTCAGCTCCGAAGAGCCTGATTGTATTTAACTTTTACAAAAAGTTTCATTTGGAGTGAAAATATAAGAATTTGCGAAAGGACGCTAGCTAACCCAAAAGTGAGGTTAGGAGTGGAAATGGTCGGCGGAAAAGACCCACCCGACATATTGGATGGAGATGAAAACCCTGTGGAAAAATTGGAGCGGAACCCGAAAGAAAAGGAATACAGCAATGTTCGA is a window encoding:
- the LOC129740302 gene encoding uncharacterized protein LOC129740302 isoform X1, with protein sequence MYQLADLTGDGFWFYGTLLSIGILVTLVTTLASCLCCRKQEIKNDLLGLEGMVKLTNPEDTLTSQGTTPGAGGTSSALGTGTGPAADHTDYSEPESISKRASNAPHRSLPDIPTVETVGDNNSELYATVGDKVHELPQGRSPTSSLKKQASVSQHSSISQADDISSPYARVRSPPHAYDKLRRTEHPYAQVVQPGSSSGSALVATIADDDDELLSPISRRGGPTAAGTSGTGGDSSQSLLDDREASSVDIPAASAIAGRVSASQDLPYMTPPIVQPPQQHFSGDSQDSSKGYTSISVREPLANLLPQSSQNQSTAQRRQMLGDSHYATVSDDSDEMYAAIDDPNNQGDLYTSGSETYAQIQPPNMVTVSVEINTGASSRPAMSHQEDSMDALQPLPANISAISSSSTTTHNRLSTISGTSGVLAEETTSNHPPPPSIDSLRAHQTHTSYAHSRQASNSSCTSSVGNLGSPKPEKRQANSPLPPTPKNLKHQTSNNFFSNSNLTSISSNTSVQTIQSGRNSAASVIEYKTSRENISKTDEQQQLANGSAGKPKKSPSKDLEGMYAKVMKKSKLSKAPSQNSSPVPLRKEGVHPSEGEQFVSETEVSQLNGSGSVHGSPSKKPLPVISSGNDYETLDKKQIRKQNDPGYETIPGDGSVKASQEMRRSADYAQIQKRSTGLAVAQGIQSVSRNSLEIFQGLEKSADSEPGYESLPGSNDPGYETLNRGRAESDSDPNYEILRPARDNDGYSSIRDKRTVKNRLDFGKDSDTDSTPGYSSIKERVDFDPGYSVISEKKKPSVMHDYASITEETKRKKQNLNNNNVDPGEESDIYSSITNAPMVGNATTPNYSTIPEPTNVTSSPGYSSISETRTTPSTESTSSPDNLIGYAKHNNTATNNSNSRLSSNYESLTGSESDPNYESVKYLNVKENPYERLHNESGQTPSTAGASSNDSLSKSSESATPGATTAADGFTSDRATPIDRPPSSKTPSSTCELETSGVSDYFQV
- the LOC129740302 gene encoding uncharacterized protein LOC129740302 isoform X2; translation: MYQLADLTGDGFWFYGTLLSIGILVTLVTTLASCLCCRKQEIKASNAPHRSLPDIPTVETVGDNNSELYATVGDKVHELPQGRSPTSSLKKQASVSQHSSISQADDISSPYARVRSPPHAYDKLRRTEHPYAQVVQPGSSSGSALVATIADDDDELLSPISRRGGPTAAGTSGTGGDSSQSLLDDREASSVDIPAASAIAGRVSASQDLPYMTPPIVQPPQQHFSGDSQDSSKGYTSISVREPLANLLPQSSQNQSTAQRRQMLGDSHYATVSDDSDEMYAAIDDPNNQGDLYTSGSETYAQIQPPNMVTVSVEINTGASSRPAMSHQEDSMDALQPLPANISAISSSSTTTHNRLSTISGTSGVLAEETTSNHPPPPSIDSLRAHQTHTSYAHSRQASNSSCTSSVGNLGSPKPEKRQANSPLPPTPKNLKHQTSNNFFSNSNLTSISSNTSVQTIQSGRNSAASVIEYKTSRENISKTDEQQQLANGSAGKPKKSPSKDLEGMYAKVMKKSKLSKAPSQNSSPVPLRKEGVHPSEGEQFVSETEVSQLNGSGSVHGSPSKKPLPVISSGNDYETLDKKQIRKQNDPGYETIPGDGSVKASQEMRRSADYAQIQKRSTGLAVAQGIQSVSRNSLEIFQGLEKSADSEPGYESLPGSNDPGYETLNRGRAESDSDPNYEILRPARDNDGYSSIRDKRTVKNRLDFGKDSDTDSTPGYSSIKERVDFDPGYSVISEKKKPSVMHDYASITEETKRKKQNLNNNNVDPGEESDIYSSITNAPMVGNATTPNYSTIPEPTNVTSSPGYSSISETRTTPSTESTSSPDNLIGYAKHNNTATNNSNSRLSSNYESLTGSESDPNYESVKYLNVKENPYERLHNESGQTPSTAGASSNDSLSKSSESATPGATTAADGFTSDRATPIDRPPSSKTPSSTCELETSGVSDYFQV
- the LOC129740343 gene encoding glucosidase 2 subunit beta, which translates into the protein MWSHRFRESGWLLAVLSVCSLGIVVLTEIPRPRGVSISRSSLYQSGASSGKFVCLDGKKTIRWEQVNDDYCDCADGSDEPGTSACPNGVFHCTNAGHKPMNLPSSRVNDGICDCCDASDEYASSASCANSCIELGKEDRMREKQRAEMAKMGNQLRAEMSQRGKSLKDEQRIRLSDLEKTKVEAEALRQEKATFKNEAETLEAAALKVYRDREEEARKSKQEAEALSNREEAEETFRKYDSNQNGLLDIVELQTRIALDRNRDGAVDVDEARFFLDEREQVDFETFVTLCWPKIKPFLMLDSGLFKPPSDIEELEGDNLQDRGGYETEEAELQNERDSDGYDLEGSEPDRPYHDDEEAADHEEEEDDEGLDDSETGEGQVEATAQEPKQEYDPETQQLIQKANEARNQHSEADRKVREIDSEIRKIEDSLNKDYGREEEFAPLNGECINFEDREYVYKLCPFDKAIQQPKHGGSETRLGSWEKWLNDDYTAMLYSNGATCWNGPARSAIVHLECGLDTRITAVSEPNRCEYEYRVQTPAACAIRDDADRDQQHDEL